CTATACAGGGGCATAATGGGGGCCAGTATTGTCATTTTGCACATGCAAATGGTTAGTAAGTAGTACTAAATGACAGAAAACAGTGCCTCAAACTAAATTGAGGgtgtgaaaattaaaaataacaggAACACAACAAAGGACAACATGTACTATCATCATCAGTCCCTCTCTGCAGCCACCCCCCGAAGtccagcaaaaacaaacaaacagacaaaaatCTTTTAACTGGAGCCAAAAGATGAGGAAATGCACAGTGGGTGTTTCATGTACTTCTGATCGTTACACAAGAATTAAACAAAACTTACTACGTATAACGTGTTTgacaattaatcaattaatattGTGAGTCATCAAAAGCATGCCCTCGGGCTCCACGTGCTCTTTTTCCTGACATCCACGAGTGTAATTACACACGTTTCCTGCCACACGCACTTACAGTAAAAACTGCCAAGCCATGTCACTTATCCTCTGattgccccaaaaaaaattctataTAAGGTGCCAAAGACAAAGACGGTGCTTCACTCTCGTCATTTCACAATTCCAATTGTTGTCTTCCTgtaagtggatcacttgggggcAATTGTCACTACTGGTTTACAACATGTGTTTGGCAGTTCTGTGTTGTCCTCGATTTTGCAAAGAGGTGAATCTAGTCATAAATATAAAATTCACAATTACTAGCAGAGGGTTCCCCTTTTCAGATACTAAAATGAATAAGATTtattactgtatttatttatagaacTGTGGGATGCTGATGGAATGTCCATTGCTACGTTTGTGTCAAATTAAGAAAACATGTTGCAACACATTTCCCCTTCCCTTATAAACTGAAAGGAAAATCTAAAACCGAAACAATCACTCTGTTGcgcttgataaaaaaaaaaaaaacttatagtTCTAAGGACCTTGGGGAATTACTATTACTAACAATAATCAACAGCCATGTGCTGTGCTGTATTTTCTACAAACGTAGTAAAGAATGTCCACGAGATGAccatttctcacacacacacacacacacacacgcacatgcacacgcacgcgcgcgcacgcacgcatgcacacgcgcgcgcacgcacgcatgcacacgcgcacacggacggccggacagacagacggaaagacagacagacagacagacagacacacacacacacacacacacacacacacacacgcacgcacacacacacacacacacacacacacacacacacactcattaatATCATTATTttctattctattttattcattgACAAATTCTTGTGTACGCATTCCTGAGAGGAAACGTGATTAAATGATTTGCCAAGTCTTTCCTGAAAGCAACAAATCATCCAAATTATTCAAACATGTCTGGACCAATATTGttcaagttgattttttttaactctagATTTATTCTTAGATAATTGTAAAATTCCACCTCACTCAGCAAGGTAAAATAAATGAAGGCATAAGGCGAGTTATTTACCTTGTACAAACAAGTGCCTTGAATATATTGGATTACAGTCGGGCATATTTACCTTGTTTATTGACTTGACCAATTCTTTTCTTATAGAAAAAAATCTCACATTCATCAAGGTGACATGGAACTTCACTGCATCAGGGAGtggcgtgaaaaaaaaatggaaacgtTCCTTAAACTTGACATGCACAATTATGGAAGAGTATGAAATCAACCTTATGGTTCCAATATGAATTTTTCCATTTAAGAATGCATAACAAAAACTGAGCAGtcaatgtctttttttattaattatgcTTTTTCTGTATTGAATAAACATTCTACAACTATTCATAGTGTTTTTTTGCACCACTGGGAGCAGGAGGGGGGTAGAGGATGAAAGTCAGTCTGTGAGCCCCTCCCACCTTCTGTATAAAAGGCTCCCAGTCTGGTGTGTAGCTATTAGCAGAGTGACACAGCTGCCTAACAGGACCAGTGGCAATATTCCCCAAACCTGTGGAATACTCGTCTGTCTATCTGACCAGAAAAAGAAGAACTTTGACATCCAAGTGAGAATTACAGGTATGTTTTACCTccctttcctcttcttcttttgcTATTTCTTTCTAAGCACCTTCCTATGATTGCGGCTCTCAGCTGATGGCTTTATCCTTGCTTTTTTGAGGTCAGGGGACAAGTGTATAGACAAGGACAGGTTATCTGTCTGCTTATATAAGCAGTTCAGCTCTTAATGTTTGCGCCGTCTGTGGCAGAATCTCTTTCGAGGTGTTgcacagctaaaaaaaaacatttcagttgCTATTAATTACAGAAGATTACAAGGGCGAGTGAAATTGCATTCTTTATAGCTGTTTTTTTACTGTTATTTTGGCAAGTCTATTTTGGTAGCTTCTAGTAGACAGTGTCCTTCACATTATTGGCCAGGGGCCCAAAGCATGGTTGTAGGTTTACTTAACTGAGGAAAATGTGACCCTAGCTTAACTtctcaaataaatgaatgataaGTGCAAATAACTTGGCTTTTGGACTCTTGTGTAAGCATTACTAATTTACAGGCATACTGTACTAGAGGAATCAATACACATAGCGGCACAGTAGGGAGCTTGAAATGATAAATTGTAATAATTGCGTGATTGCAAATCACTAACTGGATCTTTCCTTGCTTTGACAGGAGGAAAAATGAAACTCATCTTCCAGGCCTTCCTCTATTGCTGCCTGGTGGCCACGGCAGCACACTGTGCGCAACCTGAAGTGAATCCCAAGTTAAAAAAGAGGTGAGCTGATTCAACTGCCTTTGACaagcactcaaaaaaaaaaaaaaaaatctggggaTGATTGTGGAGATGAATGAATGGATCATCTGCCTTAAGACTAATGGATTTCTGCCCTCCCTGATTCAGGTTAAGCATATGGCTCGGGAGCAGACTCAGACGGGATCTAGAGAGCAAGACGGCAAACTCTGAGCACATTGTCCGACAAGAGGACATCAGGGATACCATGCTGCCACATTCCAGGTATGTACCTTCAAGCAAAGCCATCATTTGCCACTTAAATGCATCTGTCCCGGAAACAAGCATCTGGACTCAACCTCCTTCTCTTTTGTCCTCCAGCACTGAACCCCATGTACGAACCAAGAGGTCCAAAAATTCTGCCAACCAGTCAAGAAGACAGGGTTGTTATCTGGGGACCTGCTCAGTGCACGACCTGGCGCACCGTCTGCACACTCTCAACAACACGCTAAGGATTGGCACCGCCCCCCCTGCCAAGATCAGCCCCCAAGGATATGGCCGCAGACGTCGCTCACTACCAGACCATAGAGTTGCGCTGAGGATGGAGCAGGGCAGGCTCAGGCCTGTGTGGAGAACCACTGCCTCCCAGGTCCATAAGCTTGAGGCTCTGCTCAGGCAAACATGAATGGGACTTTGcaagaaagaagaat
This genomic window from Syngnathus scovelli strain Florida chromosome 4, RoL_Ssco_1.2, whole genome shotgun sequence contains:
- the adma gene encoding adrenomedullin a isoform X1, with the protein product MKLIFQAFLYCCLVATAAHCAQPEVNPKLKKRLSIWLGSRLRRDLESKTANSEHIVRQEDIRDTMLPHSRYVPSSKAIICHLNASVPETSIWTQPPSLLSSSTEPHVRTKRSKNSANQSRRQGCYLGTCSVHDLAHRLHTLNNTLRIGTAPPAKISPQGYGRRRRSLPDHRVALRMEQGRLRPVWRTTASQVHKLEALLRQT
- the adma gene encoding adrenomedullin a isoform X2; amino-acid sequence: MKLIFQAFLYCCLVATAAHCAQPEVNPKLKKRLSIWLGSRLRRDLESKTANSEHIVRQEDIRDTMLPHSSTEPHVRTKRSKNSANQSRRQGCYLGTCSVHDLAHRLHTLNNTLRIGTAPPAKISPQGYGRRRRSLPDHRVALRMEQGRLRPVWRTTASQVHKLEALLRQT